In one window of Maribacter dokdonensis DSW-8 DNA:
- a CDS encoding DUF3667 domain-containing protein: protein MSCKNCSSALVHQSFYCNQCGAKIVFERITIKRILEDAFQNYIGWDNKYLVTIKYLILRPGVLLREYYSGTRKKFLNPFAFLTIGMAINLFVFNSFDEEFISVMNDFNKSQLDWYAEVIGGPFTNEEFQSEQLTKSAESSKFMLKYFNILVILLLPIYTLMAFLIYRKPYNYAEHIVANCYIQGFSMLTTSLIFFIAIWIHPSLYLLIYPLLILYYTYVYGKLYKLTIGQSILKIILFLAILTGSILAVAIISVLIGIAIAYILGNFK from the coding sequence ATGTCCTGCAAAAACTGCTCTTCTGCTCTAGTTCATCAATCATTTTACTGTAACCAATGTGGTGCTAAAATAGTCTTTGAAAGAATAACGATTAAACGTATTCTAGAAGACGCTTTTCAAAATTATATTGGGTGGGACAATAAGTACCTTGTTACCATTAAATACTTGATTTTAAGACCTGGAGTGCTTCTCAGGGAATATTATAGCGGCACACGTAAAAAGTTCTTAAATCCTTTTGCATTTCTAACTATAGGCATGGCTATTAACTTGTTTGTATTTAATTCTTTTGATGAAGAATTTATATCAGTTATGAATGATTTTAATAAATCTCAACTAGATTGGTATGCCGAAGTTATAGGAGGTCCATTTACAAATGAAGAGTTTCAATCAGAGCAATTGACAAAATCTGCTGAAAGTTCAAAATTCATGCTTAAGTATTTTAATATATTGGTAATACTTCTGCTACCAATATACACCTTAATGGCTTTTCTTATATACAGAAAGCCATACAATTATGCGGAACATATTGTAGCCAATTGCTACATTCAAGGTTTTAGTATGTTAACTACCTCTCTAATTTTTTTTATAGCTATTTGGATTCATCCAAGTCTGTACCTCTTAATTTATCCATTACTTATTCTCTATTATACTTATGTCTATGGGAAGCTTTATAAGCTAACAATAGGACAGTCAATTTTGAAAATTATTTTATTTTTAGCCATTTTAACAGGAAGTATATTAGCTGTAGCAATCATTTCAGTTCTAATAGGTATAGCTATTGCATACATATTGGGAAACTTTAAATAA
- a CDS encoding Rne/Rng family ribonuclease, giving the protein MNRELIVRSSSQSVDFALLKDGKLTELHKEENSNDFSVGDIFLAKIRKPVTGLNAAFVNVGYEKDAFLHYHDLGPQLSSMLKFIKQVSTGKLKDYSLGNFPFETDIDKNGVITDVIKANQSLLVQIVKEPISTKGPRISSELSIAGRYLVMVPFSDRVSVSQKIGSKEEKDRLKRLVRSIKPKGFGVIIRTVAEGQKVAELDKDLENLLNKWSAMCKKLHRAQTPSKVFVELNRASSILRDVFNDSFTGIHVDDATLFSEIKEYVAEIAPEKESIVKHYNTNVPIFEKFGIERQIKTSFGRTAAMSKGAYLIIEHTEALHVIDVNSGNRSNKAKNQEDTALEVNLLSASEIARQLRLRDMGGIIVVDFIDMVKPQHRKKLFEHLRDEMKDDRAKHKILPPSKFGLIQITRQRVRPEMNIKTTEEDPNNSGKQVEAPIVLIDKITADLEKLLKGPKKDNSITLNIHPFIAAYITKGFPSMRTKWFLEYKKWIKIQPRDAYTYLEYRFKNKDGKTIY; this is encoded by the coding sequence GTGAATAGAGAATTAATCGTAAGATCTAGTTCGCAATCTGTTGACTTTGCCTTGTTAAAGGACGGAAAACTCACTGAACTGCACAAAGAGGAAAATAGTAATGATTTCTCTGTTGGAGATATATTTCTTGCCAAAATAAGAAAGCCCGTGACCGGTCTTAACGCAGCGTTCGTAAACGTTGGTTATGAGAAAGATGCATTTTTGCATTACCACGACCTTGGTCCTCAATTATCTTCAATGCTTAAGTTCATTAAACAAGTGAGCACAGGAAAATTAAAAGATTACTCCTTAGGTAATTTTCCGTTCGAGACCGATATTGACAAAAATGGTGTTATCACCGATGTCATAAAAGCAAACCAATCTTTATTGGTTCAAATTGTAAAAGAGCCTATATCCACTAAAGGACCAAGAATTAGTTCCGAGCTTTCAATTGCCGGACGTTATTTGGTAATGGTTCCTTTCTCTGATCGTGTATCCGTATCTCAAAAGATAGGTAGCAAAGAAGAGAAAGATAGGTTAAAAAGACTTGTTAGAAGCATTAAACCCAAGGGGTTTGGTGTTATCATAAGAACGGTCGCAGAAGGACAAAAAGTCGCAGAGCTGGACAAAGATCTAGAAAACTTGCTGAACAAATGGTCAGCAATGTGTAAAAAATTACATCGTGCCCAAACACCATCAAAAGTATTTGTTGAACTTAATAGAGCATCTTCTATTTTAAGAGATGTATTCAATGATAGTTTCACAGGAATACATGTTGATGACGCTACATTATTCAGTGAAATAAAAGAATATGTAGCCGAAATTGCTCCTGAAAAGGAAAGCATTGTTAAGCACTATAACACCAATGTTCCTATTTTTGAAAAATTTGGAATCGAAAGACAGATCAAAACGTCTTTTGGCCGCACTGCCGCTATGAGCAAAGGCGCCTATTTAATAATAGAGCATACCGAAGCACTTCATGTAATAGACGTAAACAGTGGCAACAGATCAAACAAAGCTAAAAATCAAGAAGATACGGCCTTAGAAGTAAATCTCTTGTCTGCATCAGAAATCGCAAGGCAATTACGCCTACGCGATATGGGCGGAATTATTGTAGTGGATTTTATTGATATGGTAAAACCACAACATAGAAAAAAGCTTTTTGAACATCTTAGAGATGAGATGAAAGATGATCGTGCCAAACATAAAATACTACCTCCTAGTAAATTTGGTTTAATTCAGATTACCCGACAAAGGGTACGACCTGAAATGAATATTAAAACAACTGAAGAGGACCCAAATAATTCTGGGAAACAGGTGGAAGCACCTATTGTTTTAATAGATAAAATTACAGCGGACCTTGAAAAACTTCTTAAAGGACCTAAAAAGGATAACAGTATAACTTTAAATATACACCCTTTTATAGCAGCCTATATTACAAAAGGTTTTCCATCAATGAGAACAAAATGGTTCTTGGAATATAAGAAATGGATTAAAATTCAACCGCGCGATGCGTATACGTATCTAGAATATCGTTTTAAAAATAAAGACGGTAAAACAATATATTAA
- a CDS encoding single-stranded DNA-binding protein — MSGTLNKVMLIGHLGDEVKMHYFEGGGSIGRFPIATNETYTNKSTGERVTNTDWHNIVVRNKAAEICEKYLSKGDKVYVEGRLKNRQWQGEDGNTRYSTEVHVQDFTFLTTKKEGMQNNGGAAPSQQKPVSTENRTPSKSSAPVSQEDDDDLPF, encoded by the coding sequence ATGAGCGGTACATTAAATAAGGTAATGTTAATAGGGCATTTAGGCGACGAAGTTAAAATGCATTATTTTGAAGGAGGCGGTAGTATTGGTAGGTTTCCAATTGCTACGAATGAGACGTATACCAATAAATCTACCGGGGAAAGGGTTACCAATACAGATTGGCACAATATAGTGGTGAGAAATAAAGCTGCTGAAATCTGTGAAAAATATCTAAGTAAAGGTGATAAGGTATATGTTGAAGGAAGGTTGAAAAACCGTCAATGGCAAGGTGAAGATGGTAATACTAGATATTCAACAGAAGTACACGTGCAAGATTTTACGTTTTTGACTACCAAAAAAGAAGGTATGCAAAATAACGGTGGAGCTGCACCTAGTCAGCAAAAACCCGTAAGTACTGAAAATAGAACGCCATCTAAATCTTCTGCACCTGTAAGTCAAGAGGATGATGATGATTTGCCATTCTAA
- a CDS encoding regulatory protein RecX: MNQKSKGYTVQEATKKIESYCAYQDRCHKEVVSKLKDMGMIPIAIDTIIAQLIEDRFLNEERFAKSFARGKFNIKKWGKNRIVRELKFRDVSKYNITTALKEIEPEAYSTTLDHLAKKRLDQITETNTQKRRKKLADYLLYRGWESHLVYEKLQELIP; this comes from the coding sequence TTGAACCAAAAATCAAAAGGCTATACCGTTCAAGAAGCCACTAAAAAAATAGAAAGCTATTGTGCCTACCAAGATCGTTGCCACAAAGAGGTGGTTTCTAAATTAAAGGATATGGGTATGATACCGATAGCTATAGATACCATTATAGCCCAACTTATTGAAGACAGGTTTTTAAATGAAGAGCGCTTTGCCAAAAGTTTTGCTCGTGGCAAATTCAACATTAAAAAATGGGGCAAAAATAGAATTGTACGTGAACTCAAGTTTAGAGATGTTTCTAAATATAATATAACTACAGCTTTAAAAGAGATCGAACCCGAAGCATACTCAACCACCCTAGATCATCTCGCTAAAAAAAGACTAGATCAAATTACTGAAACAAATACCCAGAAAAGAAGAAAAAAATTAGCAGATTACCTCCTATACAGAGGCTGGGAAAGTCACTTGGTCTATGAAAAACTGCAAGAGTTAATTCCCTAA
- the mutY gene encoding A/G-specific adenine glycosylase: protein MSFSGKILDWYHKNKRVLPWRKTTDPYKIWLSEIILQQTRVAQGTPYYLRFVETFPTVGDLASAKEEQVLKLWQGLGYYSRARNLHAAAKMVVGEYKGKFPDNYKKLLTLKGVGDYTASAISSICFSEPHAVVDGNVYRVLSRYYGIDIPINSTEGIKYFKSLAQKVMDPKNIRDYNQAIMEFGAMQCSPKKPLCLLCPLSESCVALEKGLVDQLPVKLKKTKVSNRYFNYLIPIYKDAKNNKFTILQQRKGKGIWQNLWEFPLIESKASLELNDVIAGSNAVFDGAVVKDIHIYNDMDIVHKLSHQHLHTKFWIVDIEADLTNKIPVEKVTEFPVPVLIADFIKAFKF from the coding sequence ATGTCATTTTCGGGTAAAATTTTAGATTGGTATCATAAAAATAAACGTGTTTTACCATGGCGTAAAACCACTGATCCGTACAAAATATGGCTTTCTGAAATCATTCTTCAGCAAACACGAGTAGCCCAGGGAACCCCGTATTACTTAAGGTTTGTGGAAACTTTCCCTACCGTTGGTGATCTTGCTAGCGCAAAAGAAGAGCAGGTTCTTAAACTCTGGCAAGGTCTTGGGTATTACTCTAGGGCCAGAAACCTACATGCTGCCGCAAAAATGGTTGTGGGCGAATATAAAGGTAAGTTTCCAGATAATTATAAGAAACTTTTAACACTGAAAGGGGTAGGTGATTACACTGCCAGTGCTATTTCCTCTATTTGTTTTAGTGAACCACATGCAGTAGTAGATGGTAATGTGTACAGAGTATTGTCTCGGTATTATGGTATAGATATCCCTATAAATAGTACGGAGGGTATTAAATATTTTAAGTCTTTGGCCCAAAAGGTCATGGACCCTAAAAATATAAGGGACTACAACCAAGCTATAATGGAGTTTGGTGCAATGCAATGCTCGCCCAAAAAACCTTTATGTTTACTTTGCCCATTGAGTGAAAGTTGCGTTGCTTTAGAAAAAGGGCTAGTTGATCAATTGCCAGTAAAACTTAAAAAGACAAAAGTTAGTAATAGGTACTTCAATTATCTTATACCTATATATAAGGATGCAAAAAATAATAAGTTTACCATATTGCAACAGAGAAAGGGTAAAGGTATTTGGCAAAATCTTTGGGAGTTTCCTTTAATAGAGTCAAAAGCATCTTTGGAGCTCAATGATGTTATTGCAGGTAGTAATGCTGTTTTTGATGGGGCGGTCGTAAAAGATATACATATATATAATGATATGGATATAGTGCATAAATTGTCCCATCAACATTTACATACCAAATTTTGGATAGTTGATATTGAGGCAGATTTAACCAATAAGATTCCTGTTGAAAAAGTAACTGAATTTCCTGTGCCGGTTTTGATCGCAGATTTTATAAAAGCATTTAAATTTTAG
- a CDS encoding HU family DNA-binding protein, with product MTKAEIVSKISDKLGIEKGDVQATVESFMEEVKTSLESGDNVYLRGFGSFIIKTRAEKTGRNISKNTTIKIPAHNIPAFKPAKVFVEGVKSNVHVK from the coding sequence ATGACGAAAGCGGAAATTGTATCGAAGATCTCAGATAAACTGGGAATTGAAAAAGGAGATGTACAGGCAACTGTTGAATCCTTTATGGAAGAGGTAAAAACATCATTAGAAAGTGGTGACAATGTTTACCTAAGAGGTTTTGGTAGTTTTATCATTAAGACAAGAGCTGAAAAAACCGGTAGAAATATTTCCAAGAACACAACTATTAAAATACCCGCTCACAACATTCCTGCATTTAAGCCTGCAAAGGTTTTCGTTGAAGGAGTAAAGAGCAACGTACACGTAAAATAA